A genomic stretch from Coffea arabica cultivar ET-39 chromosome 10c, Coffea Arabica ET-39 HiFi, whole genome shotgun sequence includes:
- the LOC113713306 gene encoding uncharacterized protein, whose amino-acid sequence MALQSAFRERLEHMEVTRNQRLSLLQSEKELQTIKSRDLASKLSNIRSMEQRCLKLDCKIASQHLVISSLESELHRLDSVYAEILQKIRTLKLEVEEMEELEKEKESYYNSQSQELEEFKAEVDSHIGNCQLQIQELRTQANELKSSFSKLQGSLNYSTNSEISQAETKKAELLGEKERLDKILASNYQVRDQLRKQLQNILADQEQKRKP is encoded by the exons ATGGCGCTTCAATCTGCATTTCGTGAAAGACTGGAGCATATGGAAGTCACCCGAAACCAACGACTCTCTCTCCTCCAG TCGGAGAAAGAGCTTCAGACAATCAAATCTCGAGATTTAGCGTCAAAGTTGTCTAATATCAGATCAATGGAGCAGCGCTGCTTAAAGCTTGATTGTAAAATCGCTTCGCAACACCTGGTCATTTCCTCCCTCGAATCAGAGCTCCACCGCCTGGACTCCGTTTATGCTgaaattcttcaaaaaattaG AACCTTAAAACTTGAGGTGGAAGAGATGGAGGAGttagagaaagagaaagaaagctaTTATAACTCACAAAGTCAGGAGCTGGAGGAGTTTAAGGCAGAAGTGGATAGTCACATAGGCAATTGTCAATTACAAATCCAGGAACTGAGAACTCAGGCTAATGAG CTGAAGTCAAGCTTCTCAAAACTTCAAGGCAGTCTTAACTATTCAACTAATTCAGAGATTTCCCAAGCTGAGACCAAGAAAGCTgaacttttgggtgagaaagaGCGCTTGGACAAAATTTTGGCTTCAAATTATCAAGTAAGAGACCAGCTGAGGAAACAACTTCAGAACATATTGGCAGACCAAGAACAGAAGAGAAAGCCATGA